One segment of Panicum virgatum strain AP13 chromosome 3K, P.virgatum_v5, whole genome shotgun sequence DNA contains the following:
- the LOC120699530 gene encoding uncharacterized protein LOC120699530, which produces MASSSFSICIICATKAPALVKHFLMPPSSQMAIQLTLILISCSLYSMYSSSSSSSLSASSSLALLVLVISTCISLLFSNFRHLLKAAATRKGKAPPSTEEAVHQEKCIMPQDEVTEDAPEDLIGRLSDSSECTTNDEECTEEGSISDDIDDDDESLIEISLVDGHYVGTGQDEQCAYKKELLAEFFPDLVLDKRDFIDILSEISEEDSLIEIDIARGSIKCSNFGIKT; this is translated from the coding sequence ATGGCTTCGTCCTCCTTTAGCATTTGCATCATTTGTGCCACTAAAGCTCCCGCCCTTGTGAAGCATTTCTTGATGCCTCCCAGCTCCCAAATGGCCATACAACTCACACTCATACTCATTTCATGTAGCCTTTACAGTATgtattcttcttcttcatcatcttccCTCTCAGCATCTTCCTCGCTCGCATTGCTGGTTCTTGTCATCTCCACCTGCATCTCCTTGCTCTTCTCCAACTTCAGACATCTACTCAAAGCAGCCGCCACCCGCAAAGGTAAGGCTCCCCCTTCAACGGAGGAGGCTGTGCATCAGGAGAAGTGCATTATGCCACAAGATGAGGTGACAGAGGATGCTCCAGAAGATTTGATCGGAAGACTATCAGATTCTTCAGAGTGCACCACAAATGACGAAGAGTGCACCGAGGAGGGCTCAATCTCAGATGAcatcgatgatgatgatgagagcCTCATTGAGATCTCTCTTGTTGATGGGCACTATGTGGGCACAGGGCAGGATGAGCAATGTGCATACAAGAAGGAGCTCCTCGCCGAGTTCTTTCCTGATTTGGTGCTTGACAAGAGAGACTTCATCGACATCCTGTCGGAGATCAGCGAGGAGGACAGCCTGATTGAGATTGACATCGCAAGAGGCTCCATCAAGTGCTCAAACTTCGGTATCAAGACATGA